The genomic interval AAAGTCGCTGCGGCATTGAGGTCAAAAGCCGACGAGCTTTTTGCACAGTCACCCACGATTGAAAAGATTGATGTGCTTGCCGCTAAGCTGCCCCAGTAGAAGAGCTGAGTAAGAGGACGCGGAGAGGGGGAGACGTGGAGATATTTTTTCAGTCCCCGTGTTTTCTTGATTCCCATCTCCCTCTACTTCCCCTACTTCCCCTCAACTGTCTTAAGGGCGTTAGCAAAAATAAGTTGAACATTCTGTCAGTTGATAGCTTTCTTGAACAAGGGGCTTAAGCCCCTTGTCTGTTCAGGCTATTTTTTCTAGCCTCCTAAGGAGATGCAAAATGTCTACTGAACTGAATGGCGTTATGTTCCAGGGCTTCCACTGGTTCCTAAAAGAGGATAGCTTTCCTAGCAGTAAAGGCAAAAAACTCTGGCAGTTTCTTGGAGAGGAAGCCACACATTATCGAGATATCGGCATTGATGCCGTTTGGATTCCACCTGCGTATAAAGCTGCATTTAACCGAACCAATAGCGTTGGATACGATGTTTATGATCACTTTGACTTAGGTGAATTTCCGATCAAGGGTGATCCAGATCCAAATCCAGAAACCAAGTATGGCAGCAAGCAAGAGCTATTAGAAGCCGTTCAAGCACTACACGGCGATGGCGAAAATAAGCGGATTCACGTGTATGCCGATATTGTTTTGAATCACAAAATGGGGGGTGCCCAAGATAGTTACTGGCAAGCAGTTCGGGTTGATATGGCGCGACAATTATTTAGACCCAATGACGATTACATTGTCCACCCGAGAGTTGCAAAGTAAGAGATCACTTTTTCATTAGACTTAACCGGAAATAGGGTAATTTGAGAGGTAAACCTCAAGGGGATGGAACACCGATGTTGAGTTACAGCAAAGTTGAAGGCAAATCCAATATTTTGCAAAGCCTCACGGGACTCAATCAGTCGGAATTTAAGACATTGCTCAAGAGCTTTGAGGTAGCTTGGCAGGAATATGTTCAAAAACCGCGTGCGCGTCGTTACGGTGAAGGACGGCATGCGGAGTTATCGAGCAGTGCGGATAAACTGTTATTCATCCTGGTGTACTTCCGATTGTATCCGACGCAAGTGGTGCAAGGATTTTTATTTGGGTTGGGACAAACACAAGCATGCGAATGGATTCACAAACTGAGTCGGATTCTGAATCAAGCCTTAGGTTATGAGAAACAGTTGCCGGAACGAGAGCCAGCACGGTTAGCAGCAGTTTTGCGAGCGTGTCCCAGTTTAGAATTCCTGATTGACGGGACGGAGCGCCCGATCAACCGCCCCAAAGACCCCGACGACCAGCAGGATTATTACAGTGGCAAAAAGAAGCGCCACAGTGTCACGAATAATGTCATCAGTGAGCGGGGAGGCAAGGTTATGTTTCTGAGTGACACTTACTGTGGCAGAGTCCATGACAAAGCGATTTGTGATGGGGAAGAGTATGAATTTCCAGAAGGCAGTAGGTTGTTGCAAGACACTGGATTTCAGGGGTTTGCACCACCTGGAGTGACGATTCGACAGCCAAAGAAAAAGCCATGCAACCAACCGCTGAGTGAAGCTGACAAACAAAGGAATCGAGAGATTTCCAAAGAACGGGTCGAAATCGAGCATCAAATTAGCGGCATCAAACGTTGCAACATTTTGGTGCATAAGTTTCGCAATCGCACCGACAATTTTATCGATGATGTGATGGAAACGGCTTGTGGACTGCATAACTTCCGTCTCACCCAGCGTCAACTCAAAGCGGCCTGAACTTGAAATCTCTAAAGAGAGTTGCTTCGTTTTAGAATACTTTGCTATTTCCGGTAAAGTCTACTAACTCGGGCGTAATTATCCTGAATTAAACGGGCTAGTGCCAACGCTTCATGTAACAACTGCTTTGGCAAATACTGAGCTAAGCCACTCAACACCAAGGCTAGGGGGCTCTCGTGCTGAGTCGAACTAATCAGCTCCGCATCGAGCATCAGGGCTAACTCTAATGCTTCGGGAATTACCTCTGGTAAATACGGGGCTAAGCCAACCAGTGCAGAGACTTGGAAGTAGTCGTCCTGAATCGAATGTGCTAGCTCCAACGCTTCAGGAATCAACCCTGGTATATGTAAAGATAAACTAACCAGAGCGCCAGCTTGGGAATGCTCATCCTGAATTGAGCGTGCTAGCTTCAACGCTTCAGGAATCACTTCTGGCAGATACTGGGCTAAACTACTCAGCGTAAGGACTCGGAAGTACTCATTCGGAATCGAGCGCGCTACCGCCAACGCTTCAGGCCATAACTGCTCTGGTATATAGTGAGCTAGACCACTCAGCGCCTTGGCTCGGTTCGATTCACTCTGAATCGAACGGGCTGTCGCCAGTGCTTCGGGAATTACCTCAGGCAGATAACGGGCTAGGCTACTCCTCGGTCCGATTCATCCTGAATCGAACGGGACAACTCTAGGGCTATCGGTAACAACGTATTTGGTAAATAGCCGGCCAATGCCTGAAGAATCGCCGATCGCTGGTTTGATTTCTGCGTTTGTTGGGCATAGGCAAGGCCTTGGGCTGGAGTCCAAACCTCCTCTGCGACTAATGCGGTCATCAGTTCAGCAGGAATATTTTTTGCTACACTATTCAGCGTCGTGATGATCAAGGCATAACGCAGTTGCAAAGAGATTGCTTTACTTGAATTCTGCTCATACTGCTGCTTTGTCACCCGCCATGCCCGAGCCACATCACTAACAAAGTTGGCAGTTTTCCCCAACTTCTCACAGATGTCATACCAACCGTTTCGTCCCTCTGAAGTGGCCTCTTGCAACAGGTGGTGTAACGTCTCTAACTGGTTTGCCTGTTCTAGATGCCAGGTGAGATAAGCATGGATATAACCATCATCGGGCAGGGTATGCCATTGTCCCCGGTCCGTCTTTGTCCGATACCGTGCCAACAAAGTGCCATGAGCCGCTGCACAGGTAAGTCCTAACCCAGCAAGTTCGGTTTCGCTGTTCTGCCTGCCCAAATTAGGGGGCTCCATCAGCAAGCCCTTGGCCCGATCGTGCATCAGGTCATGAAGCCGATAGGTGGGCTTCTGATCCGGTTGCTTCACACCGGGCAACAGGAGCGCTTTCGACCAGAAAGCTCGCAGTATGGCACCCGCTTGTCTCGGAGTGACGTCCCAGTGGGTGGTAGCCATTGCCTGCGTCAGCACCACATCCTCTGGCAGCACCCCTAACCAGGCAAACTGTTGCAGTTGTTCCGGCGAAAGCGGTCGCAGGCTCAAGTTAAACGAAGCCAGCAGGCTCAGGCGTTTGCGATTCTTCTCAGAGTTGGCACTCTCTGCGGTTGGATCGTCCAACGCTTCCAGACGCACGATCTCTGCCCGGAGATCTTCCAGCAGTTCTGTCCACAACACTCCATCGGCAATTTGAGCACCCGCCAGTTCCAACGCCAGCGGTAAATACCCCACTTCCTTTGCCAGGGCTGCTGCCTGCTGTTGTTCTGTTTGTGTAGGCTGCAAGCACTGAGCCTTTTGCAGCAATAACCCCAAAGACTGCCCTGCGGTCATCACATCCATATCGTAGCGATCGGCATCGGGAATTCGGGCTTCGCGGGTAGTCACTAGGACCCGACAGCCCCTGCCCCCTATCCGGAATAGCTCCATGTGGTCTGCATTCCACACATCATCATCAACGATCAACACCTGCTTGTTATACAGCAGAGTGCGTAGATGCATTGACGCTGCATCATTGGTGGTTGGTTTGTAGTCGTAATCGCCCAGGGCTTGAATCCAACCACTCAGAAACGGAAGGATGTCCGGTTGTTGACCCAACGTGGCCCACAAAATGCCATCGGGAAAGCGCGCTTGCACCTGTTCATCATGCGCTAATACCGTGGCTAAAACTGATTTGCCAATACCTCCTAAACCATAAATGGCACTCACCACCAGCGTGCCAGGAGTCGTATCCTCTTCGGCTAAAAGTTTGGCTGTCACCTCCGCCCGAATTTCAGGACGATCGATGTATGGACGGGGTAGGGGTGGAGTCTGAAAGGGTACATCCGCCTTTCGAGGTTTCTCGTTGTAATAGTGTTGATAAATCGTCTCTGCAACATTGGCCGTGCCACCTGCCACATTGGTTTGCCAACCTTTGGCGTTATCCTGGTTGGTCTGACTACCTCTGCTTGGCAGCTCATCGGGAGTAGACATGGGGTGTCAGAAGGGGGCGATCGCCATTAAACAAGAGCGCTTGAGCAATGCGTTGAACCAAGACTGACAAAATTTCCGCCAGTTCAGCGCACTCGCTGCTTGCTATCGCTCCTTTTATAACACCCTTTATAGAAAAACCAGGCAAGCGGTTGACTGAGTTGCTGGAAGCATCAGCGGCGTTCCCGATTCCTACTGCGGCAGAAACCTCGCCAATAATTCCTGACCGCGATCGCCCAACGCCCTCGCCATGCCCTCAAGCTTCTCCATCGCCAGTGGTGAGGGAATCGCTCGTTTGTTCTCCCACCGATTCACCGTCGGAAACGTCACCCCCAGCTTCGCTGCAAACTTTTCCTGAGTCAGACCCAACTCCTGACGCAGCGCACGCACCAAAGCCCCAATTTCGGGTTGAACAGTTCGAGTCATAACTGAAATGGAGTGTGAGCAGAACTGCCTCCAGCTTAAACCAGCTCTTAGGATTTGATATAGCATCTGCTGGGAGCGTCACGTGGAATGCAACAGCCATCACACTCGAAGCACAAAGCTAACTCTGGGAAAATCGGCTCTGGATAAAACTTCTGAAGCCGCCGATCATTCCTGCTAAGACAGTGCCTCTGAAATTTAACTGATAGTGTGAAGCGGTCTTATCCAGCCTGAAAAGTAGTAAAGACGGAAGCTATCCGATTACGACACCTAATCTGTCGCTCACTTAATCTTGGCACTTGAGGGAAAGCGACAGTTAATTCGGCACAAAATTCTAACGCGTCATCTAATCTGTCATTTTAAGTTAGTCTTTAGGAATACTTTAAGAGGTCGCGAAAACCACAAAATGCCTTTCCTGAAGGACCTTCAGCCCGACGACACTAATTTGTTTCGACGACATTTAATTAGTCACTGTACAGTTGTACAGTGACGTGACC from Kovacikia minuta CCNUW1 carries:
- a CDS encoding NB-ARC domain-containing protein, which codes for MSTPDELPSRGSQTNQDNAKGWQTNVAGGTANVAETIYQHYYNEKPRKADVPFQTPPLPRPYIDRPEIRAEVTAKLLAEEDTTPGTLVVSAIYGLGGIGKSVLATVLAHDEQVQARFPDGILWATLGQQPDILPFLSGWIQALGDYDYKPTTNDAASMHLRTLLYNKQVLIVDDDVWNADHMELFRIGGRGCRVLVTTREARIPDADRYDMDVMTAGQSLGLLLQKAQCLQPTQTEQQQAAALAKEVGYLPLALELAGAQIADGVLWTELLEDLRAEIVRLEALDDPTAESANSEKNRKRLSLLASFNLSLRPLSPEQLQQFAWLGVLPEDVVLTQAMATTHWDVTPRQAGAILRAFWSKALLLPGVKQPDQKPTYRLHDLMHDRAKGLLMEPPNLGRQNSETELAGLGLTCAAAHGTLLARYRTKTDRGQWHTLPDDGYIHAYLTWHLEQANQLETLHHLLQEATSEGRNGWYDICEKLGKTANFVSDVARAWRVTKQQYEQNSSKAISLQLRYALIITTLNSVAKNIPAELMTALVAEEVWTPAQGLAYAQQTQKSNQRSAILQALAGYLPNTLLPIALELSRSIQDESDRGVA
- a CDS encoding helix-turn-helix domain-containing protein; translation: MTRTVQPEIGALVRALRQELGLTQEKFAAKLGVTFPTVNRWENKRAIPSPLAMEKLEGMARALGDRGQELLARFLPQ
- a CDS encoding transposase, with the translated sequence MLSYSKVEGKSNILQSLTGLNQSEFKTLLKSFEVAWQEYVQKPRARRYGEGRHAELSSSADKLLFILVYFRLYPTQVVQGFLFGLGQTQACEWIHKLSRILNQALGYEKQLPEREPARLAAVLRACPSLEFLIDGTERPINRPKDPDDQQDYYSGKKKRHSVTNNVISERGGKVMFLSDTYCGRVHDKAICDGEEYEFPEGSRLLQDTGFQGFAPPGVTIRQPKKKPCNQPLSEADKQRNREISKERVEIEHQISGIKRCNILVHKFRNRTDNFIDDVMETACGLHNFRLTQRQLKAA
- a CDS encoding alpha-amylase family protein — encoded protein: MSTELNGVMFQGFHWFLKEDSFPSSKGKKLWQFLGEEATHYRDIGIDAVWIPPAYKAAFNRTNSVGYDVYDHFDLGEFPIKGDPDPNPETKYGSKQELLEAVQALHGDGENKRIHVYADIVLNHKMGGAQDSYWQAVRVDMARQLFRPNDDYIVHPRVAK